One Desulfovibrio sp. genomic window carries:
- a CDS encoding chemotaxis response regulator CheY: MAVNKSMRVLVVDDFSTMRRIIKNILRQLGFTDIVEADDGTTAWEILNKDRIEFVISDWNMPKMPGIELLRKVRSSEEFANMPFLMVTAEAQQENIIEAVQAKVSNYIVKPFTAETLGQKIEKIFDK, encoded by the coding sequence ATGGCCGTGAACAAAAGCATGCGTGTGCTTGTCGTGGACGACTTCTCCACCATGCGCCGCATCATCAAGAACATTCTTCGCCAGCTGGGTTTCACCGACATCGTTGAAGCCGACGATGGCACCACGGCCTGGGAAATCCTCAACAAGGACAGGATCGAATTCGTCATCTCCGACTGGAACATGCCCAAGATGCCCGGCATCGAGCTTCTCAGGAAGGTGCGTTCCAGCGAGGAATTCGCCAACATGCCCTTTCTGATGGTCACGGCCGAGGCTCAACAGGAGAACATCATCGAAGCCGTTCAGGCCAAGGTCTCCAACTACATCGTCAAGCCGTTCACAGCGGAAACGCTCGGCCAGAAGATCGAAAAGATCTTCGACAAATAG
- a CDS encoding FliA/WhiG family RNA polymerase sigma factor — MEISSSSGKSSSSKSSPWLSFEAGAKSWEDFAHPDRQEIVRHYSPKIKLLALRMKAKLPPSVELGELMSAGALGLLEALGRFKPELGIKFETFAESRIKGSMLDELRKLDWFSRGQRHRVRVIDDAVRKLEAVSDEVPSVEKLSETTGLTHKEVSQALECMQSQLCLSLDAITENLTSFKQQQIDNEPYKSTALKEIVDKLALLIDELTPREQLVLSLYYVEELNMRETSEVMGITEGRVSQLHSQALAKLRSKFHARYGIVDA, encoded by the coding sequence ATGGAAATATCAAGTTCTTCTGGAAAAAGCTCCTCTTCCAAGAGCAGTCCGTGGCTTAGCTTCGAAGCCGGAGCCAAGTCCTGGGAGGACTTTGCGCACCCTGACCGTCAGGAGATCGTCCGGCATTATTCCCCCAAGATCAAACTTCTGGCCCTGCGCATGAAAGCCAAGCTCCCGCCCAGCGTGGAGCTTGGCGAGCTCATGAGCGCCGGCGCCTTGGGCCTTTTGGAGGCATTGGGGCGCTTCAAGCCCGAGCTGGGCATCAAGTTCGAGACCTTCGCCGAATCACGCATCAAAGGATCCATGCTCGACGAACTGCGCAAGCTCGACTGGTTCAGCCGGGGGCAGCGCCACCGGGTTCGCGTTATCGACGACGCGGTGCGCAAGCTGGAGGCGGTCTCCGACGAGGTTCCAAGTGTCGAGAAGCTCTCCGAGACCACCGGCCTGACCCACAAAGAGGTTTCGCAGGCCCTGGAGTGCATGCAAAGCCAGCTGTGCCTGAGCCTCGATGCCATTACGGAGAACTTGACGTCTTTTAAGCAACAGCAGATTGACAATGAGCCGTACAAATCCACCGCACTCAAAGAAATCGTTGACAAACTGGCTCTGCTTATTGATGAACTGACGCCAAGGGAACAGCTTGTACTGTCCTTGTATTACGTGGAAGAGTTGAACATGCGCGAGACCAGCGAGGTCATGGGTATCACCGAGGGCCGGGTTTCACAGCTGCATTCCCAAGCCCTGGCCAAGCTGCGAAGCAAGTTCCATGCTCGATACGGCATTGTGGACGCCTAA
- a CDS encoding MinD/ParA family protein produces the protein MQGNLPLVFSVTSGKGGVGKTNISVNLAVSLAKMGKRVVLLDADLGLANVDVLLGMAPELNLFHLFHKGVNLKKVLFKTPFGFHILPASSGVSEMLSLSTGQKLELLEAMDYLEDKIDYLIVDTGAGIGDNVVYFNLAARERLLVLTTEPTSLTDAYALVKVMHLNHAVNRFRVVVNMAPNEKAARQVFSKLYAACDHFLDGISLDFVDFIPHDTTVRQAVIKQVPFCHLAPDAPASLQVVSMARKITSWDSGAHLDGNIKFFWKKLLFQEQSVA, from the coding sequence ATGCAAGGCAATCTTCCCCTGGTGTTTTCCGTCACCTCCGGAAAAGGTGGCGTGGGCAAGACCAACATCTCCGTGAACCTGGCCGTAAGCCTGGCCAAGATGGGCAAACGCGTCGTTTTATTGGACGCGGACCTGGGTCTGGCCAATGTGGACGTTCTTCTGGGCATGGCCCCTGAGCTCAATCTGTTCCATCTTTTCCACAAGGGTGTGAACTTAAAGAAGGTGCTCTTCAAGACCCCCTTCGGCTTCCACATCCTTCCGGCCTCTTCGGGAGTGTCCGAGATGCTCTCGTTGTCCACAGGGCAGAAGCTCGAGCTTCTGGAGGCCATGGACTACCTCGAGGACAAGATCGACTACCTGATCGTGGACACCGGCGCCGGCATCGGCGACAATGTGGTCTATTTCAACCTGGCGGCCCGCGAACGCCTGCTGGTGTTGACGACCGAACCGACATCGCTTACCGACGCCTATGCCCTCGTGAAGGTTATGCATTTGAACCATGCGGTGAACAGGTTCCGTGTGGTTGTGAACATGGCCCCCAACGAAAAGGCGGCCAGGCAGGTCTTCAGCAAGCTCTACGCGGCTTGCGACCACTTCCTCGACGGAATTTCGCTGGATTTTGTGGACTTTATCCCGCATGATACAACAGTTAGACAGGCGGTGATCAAGCAGGTTCCATTCTGCCATTTGGCACCGGACGCGCCAGCGAGCCTGCAAGTTGTGAGCATGGCGCGAAAAATCACCAGCTGGGACTCGGGCGCGCACCTCGATGGAAATATCAAGTTCTTCTGGAAAAAGCTCCTCTTCCAAGAGCAGTCCGTGGCTTAG
- the flhA gene encoding flagellar biosynthesis protein FlhA, translated as MAKSLAVNFDYAKFTKQGDFMLAFGVVIILFVMLVPVPTIIIDLMLTLSISVSLVVLVTSMFMTSPLEFSIYPSLLLVTTMLRLALNVASTRLVLLHGDEGTGAAGQVIKSFGEFVVGGNYVIGIVVFLILFSLNKTVIVAGTTRIAEVAARFTLDAMPGKQMAIEADLNAGLLNEQEANRRRELIRKEADFYGAMDGASKFVSGDVKATMLITVINIVGGFLIGVLQKGMDWKLAASTYTILTIGDGLVSIIPSIIISVSAGLIVSRAAAEAKMGEEFIAQLTGHPKALQLVSGMLFVFGLVPGMPLIPFSILAVLLFGLSRVSQKQQDILADGQQAEKSAPQELETPEEVQQLLPLDALELEVGYGLIPLVDEEQNGNLLARIRSIRRQFALDMGVIIPSLHLRDNLQLKPGQYAVLIKGNEVASAEILIDHYLAMDPGDAKLRIQGVETREPAFNLPALWIPEVSKEEAMLAGYTVVDPSTVISTHLTEVFKRNLHEFLGRQEVQALLDNLHKRAPKAVEELVPGVLSLGVLQKVLQNLVREGVCIRDMLTIVETLGDYGLSTKDADQLTEYVRSRMGRSIVKPFLTSDSTLPIFTLAPSVEGMVQESIRQTDHGAFLAMDPGSAQNLISSINQQMEKALVSEGQPVLLVAPATRPHLAQLLNRFLPTLPVISQAEIPAEIRLQSLATIGLSHAG; from the coding sequence ATGGCAAAATCACTGGCAGTGAATTTCGACTACGCCAAGTTCACAAAGCAGGGCGACTTCATGCTGGCCTTCGGCGTGGTGATCATCCTGTTCGTCATGCTTGTGCCAGTGCCGACCATTATCATCGACCTTATGCTCACCCTGTCCATATCGGTGAGCCTGGTGGTTCTGGTTACTTCCATGTTCATGACTTCGCCCTTGGAATTCTCCATCTATCCATCGCTTCTTCTGGTCACCACCATGCTGCGCCTGGCCCTGAACGTGGCCTCCACCCGCCTTGTTCTCCTGCATGGAGACGAAGGCACCGGGGCTGCCGGCCAGGTCATCAAATCCTTCGGAGAATTCGTGGTGGGAGGCAACTACGTCATCGGCATAGTTGTGTTCCTGATCCTCTTCTCGCTCAACAAGACCGTCATCGTTGCCGGTACCACGCGCATCGCTGAAGTGGCCGCACGCTTCACCCTGGACGCCATGCCAGGCAAGCAGATGGCCATCGAGGCGGACTTGAACGCCGGCTTGCTCAACGAACAGGAAGCCAACAGGCGCCGCGAGCTGATACGCAAGGAAGCCGACTTCTACGGCGCCATGGACGGTGCGAGCAAGTTCGTCTCCGGTGACGTGAAAGCCACAATGCTCATAACGGTCATCAACATCGTGGGCGGTTTCCTTATTGGCGTGCTGCAAAAGGGCATGGACTGGAAGCTCGCCGCATCCACCTACACCATCCTGACCATCGGCGACGGTCTGGTTTCCATCATCCCTTCGATCATCATCTCCGTTTCCGCAGGCCTCATCGTGTCCCGGGCCGCGGCCGAGGCTAAGATGGGCGAGGAATTCATCGCCCAGCTCACCGGACATCCCAAGGCGCTGCAACTGGTCAGCGGCATGCTTTTCGTCTTCGGGCTTGTTCCGGGCATGCCCCTTATTCCTTTCTCTATCCTTGCCGTCCTGCTCTTCGGGCTCTCCCGGGTGAGCCAGAAGCAGCAAGACATCCTCGCCGACGGCCAACAGGCCGAAAAAAGCGCCCCCCAGGAACTCGAAACTCCCGAGGAAGTGCAACAACTCCTGCCTCTGGACGCCTTGGAACTGGAGGTGGGCTACGGCCTCATCCCGCTGGTGGACGAAGAGCAGAACGGCAACCTCTTGGCCCGCATCCGCTCAATCAGGCGTCAGTTCGCCCTGGACATGGGTGTGATTATTCCGTCGCTGCATCTGCGCGACAATCTGCAGCTCAAGCCCGGCCAGTACGCCGTGTTGATCAAAGGCAACGAAGTGGCTTCCGCGGAGATTCTCATCGACCACTACCTGGCCATGGACCCAGGCGACGCGAAGCTGCGCATCCAGGGAGTGGAAACACGCGAGCCTGCCTTCAACCTGCCCGCGCTGTGGATTCCCGAGGTTTCCAAGGAAGAGGCCATGCTGGCAGGCTACACCGTGGTGGACCCGTCGACCGTGATATCCACGCACCTGACAGAGGTGTTCAAACGCAACCTCCACGAATTCCTCGGACGCCAGGAAGTGCAGGCGCTGCTGGACAACCTCCACAAGCGCGCCCCCAAGGCCGTGGAGGAACTCGTTCCCGGCGTGCTCTCGCTCGGAGTGCTGCAAAAGGTGCTGCAGAATCTGGTGCGCGAAGGCGTGTGCATCCGCGACATGCTGACCATAGTCGAAACGTTGGGGGACTACGGCCTGTCCACAAAGGATGCAGACCAGCTCACCGAGTACGTGCGCTCGCGCATGGGCAGGTCCATCGTGAAGCCGTTTCTCACAAGCGATTCCACCCTGCCCATCTTCACCCTGGCTCCATCCGTGGAGGGCATGGTTCAGGAATCGATCCGCCAGACCGACCACGGCGCGTTCCTGGCCATGGACCCTGGCTCCGCACAGAACCTTATCTCCAGCATCAACCAGCAAATGGAAAAGGCCCTGGTCAGCGAAGGCCAGCCCGTTCTGCTGGTTGCTCCCGCAACCAGGCCGCACTTGGCCCAGCTCTTGAATAGGTTCCTCCCGACGCTCCCGGTGATCTCACAGGCGGAAATACCGGCGGAAATCAGGCTGCAATCCCTAGCAACCATAGGACTGAGCCATGCGGGTTAA
- a CDS encoding flagellar biosynthesis protein FlhB, protein MAEREPGRTEKATPKRRGDARKKGSVPKSAELPKVAALLLGMLATKYTLGIYEREMSEIFRWFLTDGMKLTITTTTVNILLQDLSWRMAKMLLPTLIILTATAYLVLRLQVGNLWVLPWENFSFEKLFNPMAGIKKLMLDPKTLVRLAKQVGQALAIGVAPYLVLKNEFGNFMPLFYANAQGLAAYILTNTMTMLWYSMVPMILIAVADTWYTRWDYEENLKMTKSEVKDEARNAEGDPEIKSKQRQKMFAVMGKRMLKNVPKADVIITNPTHIAVALQYNALLAPAPILLAKGADHMAERIKEVAREHGIPIRENKPLARALYKDAEIGEMIPEALFQAVAAVLAQLDKFRKRGQR, encoded by the coding sequence ATGGCCGAAAGAGAACCGGGAAGAACAGAAAAAGCGACCCCGAAACGCCGGGGAGACGCACGTAAAAAGGGATCGGTACCCAAAAGCGCCGAGCTGCCCAAAGTGGCCGCGCTTCTGCTTGGCATGCTGGCCACGAAATATACGCTAGGCATATACGAACGCGAGATGAGCGAGATATTCCGATGGTTCCTGACCGACGGGATGAAGCTCACCATCACCACCACCACCGTCAACATTCTCTTGCAGGATTTGAGTTGGCGCATGGCCAAGATGCTGTTGCCCACCCTCATCATCCTCACTGCCACCGCCTATCTCGTCCTGCGCCTGCAGGTGGGCAATCTGTGGGTGCTGCCCTGGGAGAATTTCAGCTTCGAAAAGCTCTTCAATCCCATGGCCGGCATAAAGAAGCTCATGCTCGACCCCAAGACCCTGGTCCGGCTGGCCAAGCAGGTGGGTCAGGCTTTGGCCATCGGCGTGGCGCCGTATCTGGTGCTCAAGAACGAGTTCGGCAACTTCATGCCGCTTTTCTACGCCAACGCCCAGGGTCTGGCCGCCTACATCCTGACCAACACCATGACCATGCTCTGGTATTCCATGGTGCCCATGATCCTCATAGCGGTGGCCGACACCTGGTACACCCGCTGGGATTATGAGGAAAACCTCAAGATGACCAAGAGCGAGGTCAAGGATGAAGCCAGAAACGCCGAGGGCGACCCGGAGATTAAAAGCAAGCAGCGCCAGAAGATGTTCGCGGTCATGGGCAAGCGCATGCTCAAGAATGTTCCCAAAGCCGACGTCATAATCACCAACCCCACGCATATCGCCGTTGCTCTTCAATACAACGCGCTCTTGGCGCCCGCGCCCATCCTGCTGGCCAAGGGCGCGGACCACATGGCTGAAAGAATCAAGGAAGTCGCCCGCGAACACGGCATTCCCATCCGCGAGAACAAGCCCCTGGCACGGGCATTGTATAAAGATGCCGAGATCGGCGAGATGATTCCCGAGGCGCTGTTCCAGGCGGTGGCCGCGGTGCTGGCCCAGCTTGATAAGTTCCGTAAGCGTGGACAACGCTAA
- the fliR gene encoding flagellar biosynthetic protein FliR, which yields MELFNLNASQFYSFFLTIMRVSIVVFMLPFFGAGSIPNAVKGAFCLVLSVSIWPRLSFPGSLLPLDALGLILMMMGELVLGLVIDIIIRFLFAAVMTGGHLVGFSMGFAMMNVLDPMTGTSESVTAQLLYQCTILMFLSMNGHLFLLSGLAESFALVPPGGLFITPALADSVLKFSAEIFVLALKISAPVLASLFLVDLALALVSRAAPQMNVIQIGFPVKISVGFLFMTLTLTALSHFVGDYLSDLGPMFTAVMNRPILH from the coding sequence ATGGAGCTTTTCAATCTCAACGCCTCACAATTCTACAGCTTTTTTTTGACGATCATGCGCGTGAGCATCGTTGTGTTCATGCTGCCTTTTTTTGGTGCAGGCTCGATCCCCAACGCCGTCAAAGGCGCCTTCTGCCTCGTTTTGAGCGTCTCCATCTGGCCCAGGCTCTCCTTCCCCGGAAGTCTTCTGCCTTTGGACGCCCTTGGACTCATTCTCATGATGATGGGTGAGCTGGTGCTTGGGCTGGTCATAGACATAATCATCCGTTTTCTCTTCGCCGCGGTAATGACCGGCGGCCACCTTGTGGGCTTTTCCATGGGGTTTGCCATGATGAACGTCTTAGACCCCATGACCGGCACGTCCGAATCCGTCACTGCCCAGCTCCTCTACCAGTGCACCATCCTGATGTTTTTATCCATGAACGGGCACCTCTTCCTGCTCTCCGGCCTTGCCGAAAGCTTCGCACTGGTGCCTCCGGGCGGGCTTTTCATCACCCCGGCACTGGCTGATTCGGTACTCAAGTTCTCCGCAGAAATCTTCGTCCTGGCCCTAAAAATAAGCGCACCAGTGCTTGCATCGCTTTTCCTTGTGGACTTGGCCCTTGCCCTGGTTTCCCGGGCCGCGCCGCAGATGAACGTCATTCAGATCGGCTTTCCCGTGAAGATAAGCGTCGGTTTTCTGTTCATGACCCTCACCCTCACCGCCCTCTCCCACTTCGTGGGGGACTACCTGTCGGATTTGGGCCCGATGTTCACGGCGGTGATGAACAGGCCCATTCTCCACTAA